In the genome of Yersinia enterocolitica, the window CATTGGCTTCACTCTGCTCCAGCGCCAGAGCAGTAATGATACCAAAGGAGCAGGCCAGAAGTGTCCCTAGAATCCAGGCAAAATACCACATGCTTTATGCTCCTTAGTACAGTGAGTGCTTATTGTTTTCGATAAAGTCTTTATCAATGCGCCCGAACATCTTGTAGTAACACCAACTGGTGTACAGCAGGATGATAGGAACAAAGATTATCGCAACAACGGTCATCACTTTCAGCGTCAACAGGCTAGAGGTGGCATCCCACATTGTCAGACTGACATTTGGTACCGTGCTTGATGGCATAACGAACGGGAACATAGTTACCCCGGCAGTCAGAATCACACAGGCAATAGTCAGTGATGAGAACAGGAAGGCCCAAGCCCCTTTTTCAAAGCGCGACAGCAAAATGGTGAACAGTGGCAGAATAACCCCAAGAGCAGGCAGCGCCCACAGGCTTGGGTACTTATTGAAGTTAA includes:
- a CDS encoding cytochrome bd-I oxidase subunit CydX; its protein translation is MWYFAWILGTLLACSFGIITALALEQSEANAAAKAANNGNDDVV